Proteins encoded within one genomic window of Gasterosteus aculeatus chromosome 18, fGasAcu3.hap1.1, whole genome shotgun sequence:
- the cdc40 gene encoding pre-mRNA-processing factor 17: MSAATACLVSYGSDSDSDNESTSKTGVVNVDATDPDATAHLKPLKSVPTMSVAVLNSAPEVAVKEAVETGTHLDPSLKEVTYNPTFETMFAPEFGPVNPFKSQQMAAPRNMLSGYAEPAHLNDFMFEQQRRTFSTYGYALDPSVDTHQVTAISYIGAVDEAEKNKGLTVFETGQKDKRSEKRKKIKGGEAGEIDTFLGPWAKYIDEKDSAKPSEEEQKELDEITAKRQKKGKNEEEAPAEEKTILHVKDMYDYQGRSYLHIPQDVGINLRSTEAPDKCYLPKKQIHVWSGHTKGVSAIRLFPHSGHLLLSSSMDCKIKLWEVYGERRCIRTFIGHSKAVRDICFNNSGTKFLSAAYDRYLKLWDTETGQCISRFTNRKVPYCVKFNPDEEKQSLFVAGMSDKKIVQWDIRTGEVVQEYDRHLGAVNTITFVDENRRFVSTSDDKSLRVWEWDIPVDFKYIAEPSMHSMPAVTLSPNGKWLACQSMDNQILIFGAQNRFRLNKKKVFKGHMVAGYACQVDFSPDMSYVVSGDADGKLNIWDWKTTKLYHRIKAHDKVCISALWHPHETSKVITCGWDGQIKLWD, from the exons ATGTCTGCCGCCACAGCCTGCCTCGTTTCCTACGGTAGCGACTCGGATTCAGATAATGAGTCAACTTCTAAAACCGGTGTCGTTAACGTGGACGCGACGGACCCGGACGCCACGGCTCACCTCAAACCTCTCAAATCTGTCCCCACGATGTCTGTGGCTGTTCTCAACTCCGCTCCCGAGGTCGCCGTTAAG GAGGCTGTTGAGACTGGCACACATCTGGACCCGTCATTGAAAGAAGTCACCTACAACCCGACGTTTGAAACCATGTTTGCACCAGAG tttgGGCCAGTCAACCCATTTAAGAGCCAGCAGATGGCTGCCCCCAGAAACATGTTATCTGGATATGCAGAACCTGCTCACCTCAACGACTTTATGTTCGAACAGCAACGAAGAACCTTCTCCACCTATG GTTATGCTTTAGATCCATCTGTTGACACACACCAGGTAACCGCTATCAGCTACATTGGCGCAGTGGATGAGGCCGAGAAAAACAAAG GGCTGACTGTGTTTGAGACCGGACAGAAGGACAAGAggtctgagaaaagaaaaaagatcaaGGGTGGCGAGGCAGGAGAGATTGATACATTCCTTGGACCATGGGCAAAATACATAGATGAAAAAGATAGTGCCAAACCGTCAGAG GAAGAGCAGAAAGAGCTGGATGAGATCACAGCCAAGCGGCAGAAGAAGGGAAAGAACGAGGAAGAAGCTCCTGCAGAAGAGAAAACTATTCTCCATG ttAAAGACATGTATGATTACCAGGGCAGGTCCTACCTCCACATCCCACAGGATGTTGGTATCAACCTGCGCTCTACAGAGGCTCCAGACAAGTGTTACCTGCCTAAGAAACAGATTCATGTCTGGTCCGGACACACCAAG ggTGTCAGTGCCATCAGACTATTTCCTCACTCTGGTCAtcttctgctctcctcctccatggacTGTAAGATCAAG cTGTGGGAAGTGTACGGTGAGAGGAGGTGCATACGGACATTTATTG GTCACAGCAAAGCAGTGAGAGACATTTGCTTCAACAACAGCGGGACCAAGTTCCTCAGCGCCGCCTACGACCGTTACCTCAAACTCTGGGACACTGAAACAG GCCAGTGCATCTCCCGCTTCACCAACAGGAAAGTGCCGTACTGCGTCAAGTTCAACCCGGACGAGGAAAAGCAGAGCCTCTTCGTGGCCGGCATGTCTGATAAGAAGATAGTTCAG TGGGACATCAGGACCGGTGAGGTCGTTCAGGAGTACGACCGCCACCTGGGAGCCGTCAACACCATCACCTTTGTGGATGAGAACCGGCGCTTCGTGAGCACGTCGGACGACAAGAGCCTTCGAGTTTGGGAGTG ggaCATCCCTGTGGACTTCAAGTACATCGCTGAGCCCAGCATGCACTCAATGCCAGCTGTGACACTCTCTCCCAACG GTAAATGGCTGGCGTGCCAGTCTATGGACAACCAGATTCTGATCTTTGGAGCCCAAAATCGCTTCAGACTGAACAAGAAGAAGGTCTTCAAAGGCCACATGGTGGCCGGCTACGCCTGCCAAGTGGACTTCTCCCCCGACATGAG CTACGTGGTGTCTGGAGATGCCGATGGGAAGCTGAACATTTGGGATTGGAAGACCACCAAGCTGTACCACCGGATCAAGGCTCACGACAAGGTGTGCATCAGCGCACTGTGGCATCCGCACGAAACCTCGAAGGTCATCACCTGCGGTTGGGACGGACAGATCAAGCTCTGGGACTAG
- the slc22a16 gene encoding solute carrier family 22 member 16, whose amino-acid sequence MSVERIFDHLGHFKRFQACLYFAAVFQAIACGIHYLASVFLVQTPNFVCGVPGNITDVLYGNQTASSLEDILPVFKPGTGPLVARTAGGQQWELGRCRRALRIDPGGFAYNFGGNATAEACDGNFVYDHTEVLQSIVTQWDLVCEKEWLAKLCQPTFMLGVLIGALVFGDVADRVGRVKILMLTSVCQFGFGVSVAFAGNYYYFVVLRFLLAMVSSGYLVVVFVYVTEFTGIKVRTWTSMHVHAAFAVGVMVVALTGYLVRVWWIYQLVLSTCTSPFLLLCWKFPETPFYLMAKGRHEDAQTLLDSIARFNGLECTLTVQELLEPEERENGRALLREAEERPPQPEKKLSILDLFSTWRMAGRTCTVWAIWFIGSLGYYVFSLGSVNLGGNQYMNLFLAGAVELPSYLVGCFAMDRIGRKKTCAPALLLAGVACMLIIVVPDDIDALAIALAMTGKFAIAIAFGLIYLYTCELYPTIIRSLAVGSGSMMCRVGSVVAPFCVYLADVWIYLPQLIVGILAFVIGVLTLLLPETLGKPLTTTLQEAEALGNQPSKKDSAVGYKNAEVGLEMNHREAKA is encoded by the exons ATGAGCGTAGAGAGAATATTCGACCACCTCGGACATTTCAAAAG ATTCCAGGCATGCCTGTACTTTGCCGCTGTCTTCCAGGCCATAGCCTGTGGGATCCACTACCTGGCCTCTGTCTTCCTGGTGCAGACGCCAAACTTTGTGTGCGGCGTGCCCGGCAACATCACCGACGTCCTGTACGGCAACCAGACCGCATCCAGCCTTGAAGACATCTTGCCGGTCTTCAAGCCGGGAACCGGGCCCTTGGTGGCGAGGACGGCTGGAGGCCAACAGTGGGAGCTCGGCCGGTGCCGCCGCGCCCTGCGCATCGACCCAGGGGGCTTCGCGTACAACTTTGGTGGCAACGCAACGGCGGAGGCCTGCGACGGGAACTTTGTTTACGACCACACGGAGGTTCTCCAAAGCATCGTGACCCAATGGGACTtggtgtgtgagaaagagtggCTGGCCAAGCTGTGCCAGCCCACCTTCATGCTCGGGGTGCTCATCGGAGCGCTGGTGTTTGGGGACGTTGCTGACAG AGTTGGTCGCGTGAAGATCCTGATGCTCACCAGCGTCTGTCAGTTTGGCTTCGGGGTCTCCGTAGCGTTCGCTGGGAACTACTATTACTTCGTGGTGCTCCGCTTCCTGCTTGCCATG GTGTCAAGCGGCTACCTGGTGGTGGTGTTTGTCTACGTGACCGAGTTCACTGGCATCAAAGTACGCACGTGGACCTCCATGCACGTGCATGCGGCCTTTGCCGTCGGCGTCATGGTGGTGGCTCTCACCGGTTACCTGGTGCGGGTTTGGTGGATCTACCAGCTCGTCCTCTCCACGTGCACGTCgcccttcctgctcctctgctggaAGTTCCCAGAGACGCCTTTTTACTTGATGGCCAAGGGCCGCCACGAAGACGCTCAGACCCTGCTGGACTCGATAGCCCGCTTCAACGGCCTGGAGTGCACGCTGACGGTGCAGGAGCTCCTGGAGCCGGAGGAAAGGGAGAACGGCCGAGCTCTGCTGCGCGAGGCGGAGGAGCGGCCGCCGCAGCCCGAAAAGAAGCTCTCCATTCTGGATCTCTTCAGCACCTGGAGGATGGCTGGCCGTACGTGCACGGTGTGGGCCATCTGGTTCATCGGCAGTCTGGGCTACTACGTCTTCTCTCTGGGCTCCGTCAACCTGGGAGGAAACCAGTACATGAATCTCTTCCTGGCCG GTGCAGTGGAGCTTCCTTCTTATCTGGTTGGCTGTTTTGCAATGGACCGGATTGGCAGGAAGAAGACCTGTGCCCCAGCTCTGCTCCTGGCCGGGGTTGCTTGTATGCTCATCATTGTGGTCCCTGAT GACATTGATGCGCTGGCCATTGCCCTCGCTATGACAGGGAAGTTTGCCATCGCCATTGCCTTTGGGCTCATCTACCTGTACACCTGCGAGCTCTACCCAACCATCATCAG GTCGCTGGCGGTGGGTAGTGGAAGTATGATGTGCCGCGTTGGCAGTGTGGTGGCGCCCTTCTGCGTGTACCTGGCCGATGTCTGGATCTACCTGCCACAG CTCATTGTTGGGATCCTGGCATTCGTCATCGGAGTGCTGACCTTGTTGTTGCCTGAGACTCTGGGCAAACCTCTAACAACTACTCTGCAAGAGGCCGAAGCTCTGGGGAACCAGCCCAGCAAGAAGGACTCAGCCGTGGGGTACAAAAACGCAGAGGTCGGCTTGGAGATGAACCACCGGGAAGCCAAGGCCTGA
- the mettl24 gene encoding putative methyltransferase-like protein 24, producing the protein MARERLTRGLLLRLGVLLTAVCVCVHVYLDTGWRGAPGPSGRPTRSGQNRGQPSRTQLEAEERDRSVKRRISYVRTLKKDSRAGRRDGDRGEPAARRRPHSKTPRWHIDLEPWAAESHSLEEEAKRFLNYITTRQVSCGSFAGEEAAPEGTKGAWAACLDPKYSLTRRIHSKHCRVYSFGLGADDRSLERSLARAGCEVHCFDPSQKQPHLLQGEMWLHRLSVDWRDPNPAVVAQRQYASTKKLATILNDFGHREVDVLKADMESAEWKILENLILEGVLDSVGQLLLEIHLHWAGFEVGGDDPTVVRYWFSLLKELEHANFRLFHVNSDPAAPHLFLHKNVLNASSAYTLSWVNAAWKP; encoded by the exons ATGGCCAGAGAGCGTCTCACCCGTGGACTTCTGCTGCGTTTGGGTGTTCTGCTCacggctgtgtgcgtgtgcgtgcatgtgtaccTGGACACCGGTTGGCGAGGAGCGCCTGGCCCCTCGGGACGTCCCACCCGGTCCGGTCAGAACCGGGGCCAACCGAGCAGAACCCAACTAGAAGCGGAGGAGCGGGACAGGAGCGTCAAGAGGAGAATCTCTTACGTCCGAACACTGAAGAAGGACAGCCGAGCCGGGAGGAGGGACGGAGACAGAGGGGAGCCCGCAGCTCGCCGCCGCCCGCACAGCAAG ACTCCTCGGTGGCACATCGACCTGGAGCCCTGGGCCGCTGAGAGCCATTCTCTGGAGGAAGAAGCCAAAAGGTTCCTCAACTACATCACAACACGTCAA GTGTCGTGCGGGTCGTTTGCCGGTGAGGAAGCGGCTCCGGAGGGGACCAAAGGAGCCTGGGCTGCATGTCTGGACCCCAAGTACAGCCTGACCCGCAGAATACACAGCAAACACTGCAGGGTGTACTCTTTTGG GCTGGGCGCGGACGATCGATCCCTGGAGCGATCTCTGGCGCGGGCGGGATGTGAGGTCCACTGCTTCGATCCCAGCCAGAAGCAGCCTCACCTGCTGCAGGGTGAAATGTGGCTCCATCGGCTCTCCGTGGACTGGAGGGATCCGAACCCGGCCGTCGTCGCTCAGCGTCAGTACGCCAGCACCAAGAAGCTGGCCACGATCCTCAACGACTTCGGACACAGAGAG GTGGATGTGCTGAAGGCAGATATGGAGAGCGCAGAATGGAAGATTTTGGAGAACCTGATCCTGGAAGGAGTCCTGGACTCGGTGGGTCAGCTGTTGTTGGAGATTCACCTTCACTGGGCGGGCTTTGAGGTGGGAGGCGATGATCCAACCGTGGTGCGCTACTGGTTCAGCCtgctgaaggagctggagcaCGCGAACTTCCGCCTCTTCCACGTGAACAGCGACCCGGCCGCGCCTCACCTCTTCCTGCATAAGAACGTCCTGAACGCCAGCAGCGCCTACACCCTGAGCTGGGTCAACGCGGCCTGGAAGCCTTAA